From the Pseudodesulfovibrio sp. JC047 genome, the window CCTGTAGACATTTCTACCAGAGTCAGAGCATTATCAATGCCCTTATACCCAAGGACCAAGTCGCCTTCCCAATGTCCAAACTCAATTTTCTTTTCTGCAATGGCCGGGCGTTTGGCTATACTTGGTAACACTCTATACCCAGGTGGCTTTGCCCCTTTTTTACGGACATATTTCCGCTGTCGTTTAAAACGTAAGAACTTCGTATACCGTACCTTTTTCCCTAATGGGGATACTCCTTTTTTTGATCGCTCAATCCACCGATAGATGGTCTTGAAGCTGATTCGAAGGCTCTGGTCAGACGGATAGTCAACCATCAAGCGGCCATGAATCTGCTCTGGAGACCAGAACTCCTTCAACTTTTCAGACACATAATCGACAACTTTTTTGGGTTTACATGTACGCATTTTATAGCGTTTTCTTCTGTATGCCGTCTTTCGTTGTGCCGCATGACTTTGGTATATGAGCTGGCCTTCCCGGTATTCTGAATTCCGAGCTATTTCCTGACTTATGGCCGAGGCGCTGTACCCCATAATGCTTGCAATTTTCCGTAT encodes:
- a CDS encoding IS30 family transposase; protein product: MGHKQLNREKREIIERLLDQGSSIRKIASIMGYSASAISQEIARNSEYREGQLIYQSHAAQRKTAYRRKRYKMRTCKPKKVVDYVSEKLKEFWSPEQIHGRLMVDYPSDQSLRISFKTIYRWIERSKKGVSPLGKKVRYTKFLRFKRQRKYVRKKGAKPPGYRVLPSIAKRPAIAEKKIEFGHWEGDLVLGYKGIDNALTLVEMSTG